A DNA window from Engraulis encrasicolus isolate BLACKSEA-1 chromosome 3, IST_EnEncr_1.0, whole genome shotgun sequence contains the following coding sequences:
- the LOC134445136 gene encoding G-protein coupled receptor 4-like, translating to MNDLNFSMSIQSWAILPIGLPVVCLAIRGLLSMIKSDHVVPVYVINLLISDVLKMCGRPVVLSMAPSGWVYELVAFLYCSGMHASISFMLCIAGERYTMIVHPLWYRFHRTIKKSILCSMTVWMVTFVSLGVLVLAAVKDIIGVGTVFVSWSIFGLLPYPFALFFFVETWRALSKSISIPPREQRRIMGTLALVLIIYSASFLPNIVVTLLMSLSPWMFTDHSFQLLAQGTTALLSLNLLADPVLYVFMGKRSSASLSCCRCSRGSHQEERERTATSPPLMNTTSSSSGAT from the coding sequence ATGAATGACTTGAACTTCTCCATGTCAATTCAGAGCTGGGCGATCTTGCCCATCGGTCTGCCTGTGGTGTGCTTGGCCATCCGGGGGCTCCTATCCATGATCAAGAGCGACCATGTGGTACCAGTGTACGTCATCAACCTGCTGATCTCTGATGTGCTTAAGATGTGTGGCAGGCCAGTCGTCCTCAGCATGGCGCCTTCGGGTTGGGTTTATGAGCTGGTTGCTTTCCTTTATTGCTCTGGGATGCATGCAAGCATCTCCTTCATGTTGTGCATCGCTGGGGAGAGATACACCATGATTGTCCATCCCCTGTGGTACAGGTTTCACCGGACGATCAAAAAGTCCATTCTCTGCTCTATGACTGTGTGGATGGTCACTTTCGTTTCACTTGGTGTACTTGTGTTAGCAGCTGTGAAAGACATCATTGGGGTGGGCACAGTGTTTGTTAGCTGGTCCATTTTTGGCCTTCTCCCCTATCCGTTTGCCTTGTTCTTCTTCGTGGAGACCTGGAGGGCTCTCTCCAagtccatctccatccctccacgTGAGCAGAGGAGGATCATGGGGACGCTGGCTCTGGTCCTGATCATCTACAGCGCTTCCTTCTTGCCCAACATCGTGGTGACGCTGCTGATGTCCTTAAGTCCCTGGATGTTCACAGACCACTCGTTTCAGCTCTTGGCTCAGGGGACCACAGCGCTTCTCTCCCTTAACCTTCTGGCGGATCCAGTGCTTTACGTGTTCATGGGGAAAAGAAGTTCTGCTTCCCTGTCATGTTGTCGATGTAGCAGAGGCAGTCACCAGGAGGAGCGGGAGAGGACCGCAACAAGTCCTCCACTGATGAACACCACTAGCAGCAGCAGTGGAGCAACCTGA